The sequence GGTGGGAATGGTCAAGTGGGGGCGCGGCGGGCCGATGCCTATTGGAAGCAAACGGCCAGAAGCAGTCACTAACGCCCTAGTTAACCGGCGCCGGAGCGCGAAGTGCGGAGGGTACCGAAGCCGGCCATGAAAATGCCGAAGGCATGGCCAGCTTTGGCGTCCGCGTTGAACGACCAGTTAGGCTGGGGCGCGTAGGCACAGTGTTGCACTTGTACTTTGGAGCTAAGCGGGGTTTGCGCCACGAGCAAGAAATTCCTCGTGTAGGTGCACCAGCAGACCGATGCGCTCGCGTAGATCAGGCATCTCTTCTGCAAGCTTCTTTCCCGACGTACCCATGATGTCCGAGAAGAAGACATGCAAGGTTTCGACGGTTAGAAGCGCCAGGGTTGTGAGAAGTTGTGGGCGAGGGCGATGCCAGCTCAGTTCCGCGCTATAGCCCTCTTCGTCGGAGTCGAGATGGTATTCAAGCAAGTCCTGCCAATTACCATGTACAGAATGTGAAGGTCCCGCAAAAGCGCCAAGATATGCTTCTTCGAGGCCGACATCCTTTGCTTTTTCGAACAAGTTTTTTCCACCCCAGTTGCTTGGAGGGTTGATGGAGTCCAGATCAACACCCGACTGCTTAGCCGAAGACTCGATAGAATGAAGCATTCGTTGCTCGATATGTAAAGTCTCACCTCCTCTTGCTTCAACATTCCTTAGTATTCGATCACGCAGACGTTTTTCATGTCGCATTGAGTACTCGATGTACGACGCAGTGACCTCTGGTTTATCGTTTTTCATTAGGAAAAGCGTATTAACTATGCACTCAAATGCGAGTCGACCGAAGACAAAGGTCGTCTCTCGTCGGTGCTGGCAGGTCTGATCCAGCATCGCCGAGATGAGCTTATAGAGGCGCACCAAGTGCCCGACAACTACCGCTTCATGCCGATTCCACCTATGCGGCGGCGGCGGCAAGATGCTTGCAGCGATACAAACGTAAGAGCCAACTTCGATTAGCAATTCAACGGAAAGACCAGTGAAGTCGTTCTCATTTGAAAACTCTCTAACCCTGTCTGGATAGACTTCAATGCGATTCACGATCGGGGCTTCGGTTATCGGTTTCATTTGGTGGCTCAGGGCCTAACGTTTGGTTAAGGGCCGGCTTTAGCCGGTCCCGAGCGGGTGAGGTGAGTGACTTGAACCAGTTGTTAGTGGGCGAAAATTAAGTGAAAAGGGGGCAGATTTATTTTTCCTCCCTAAAGCTGTCTTGGCGGTCGGGATTAGAGTGGTTTAATAAATCTGTCCCCTTTTTCTTGCGAGGATTGGAGTGGCTTAATAAATTTGTCTCCTTTTGGTCTGTTTTCCGTTTTATTGTCTGAGGGTTATTTGTTTATCTGATATGGTATCTCAAACTTGAAAGTGTTTGTCGCTAGTGGGGTTTCGCCGAATTTTTGGCCTCCAAGTCGTTGGCTGGTTACGTTGATATTAATGTTATGTGCGTCTGCAACAATTTTGGCTAAATACAAACCTACGCCTTCCCCTTTTCTTAAGCTCCTCGACCACTGTCCGCGATATTTCTTTTTGAATATTAAATCGGTTTCTTCTGCTTCTATGGGTGGGCCTTGAGAGACTATGCTGACTTCTGCTCTGTCCTGCATTTCGCGAAGCCTAACTGTAACCTCTCCGGAAAGACAGTATTTTACGGCATTGCTAATTAAAGAGAATGGGATGATTTTGAAGCTTTCCCTTAAGTTGAAGTTTCGATAGCACTCGCCGCGGAAGTTTACCTTTATTCGTGCTCCTTCCTCCCCTGCGTCGAATCCAGATAGAATTGATGTGATTTTTCTTAGGATTCCATGTAGCGATGTTGAAACTGGACGTCCAAATCTAGCAGCTGCAGGATTAAAGTATATAGATACTAGATCGAAGTAGTCATTAAGTAGGCCCGCAGCCTTTACGAGTGACTTCATCTCGGCTGAAGCTTGATCAAGCTGTGCATCTAGCGTTCTAGCAGAGCCAGAGCTTTCAAGGAGACTGATTGATATGGCCTCAAGTTGCCTGGCGAGGCGAATTGGATCATGGAGGGGGTCAAGTAGTTCAGACTGACGCTCTAGGATGTGTTTATCAATAACTGAGTCAAGATGGTTCAGTCTTTGAACCCACTCTTTGAATCTGGCCTCGTCCAGGTTTCTACCTTTTAATTCGTGCTTCAGTTCTTTTGATATTTTACTGCCAACAAGTGAGCCCTTAACTCCGAAGACCACCACGGGCGCAGAGCCGACTGTTGAAGAAAAATATGATAGGCCATATGGGCAAAGTGCCTCACCGTTGGCCTCTGTTACTAGGCATGGTCTTTCAGATTTGCATTTTTTTTCGCAGGTTTTTGAAATTCCAGAGTCGCCTGCTAGTACTGTGCCTTGAATGCAGCAAGACCATGGTACCACTATAACTCCTGTGTCTATTACTTCCTTAAGTAGCATTGCGATACATCCTCACGAAATCTATGGCTGCCTCATGAAGTTTTGGGTGGGCAGATCTGTCAAGGTTTAAAGATGGTCGGGGGTCGTTTTGATTTTTAATAAGCTCATTTATGGATCTTAAAAAAGCTGCTCGCTTGCCTTTATCAAGTCGAGAGAGTTCCGAAGTTATGGATTCCTCGATGTGTTCTAATTTGAATTTCTCCGATAGGAATTGATCGATTTGATCGGAACATTTTTGTGCTGTCATCGGTTTTTTAGCTACGTCGTCCGCCTGTTCGAAAAATCTTGTTGCCAGGACATCGTACTGTTTGTTTGAGACGGCGCATATTTTCTGATTTGGATTTAATTTTCGTAGCGATGATAGAAGTTTAAGGCCGCCTTCTTCGGGGTCGTCTTTCACAACACCTTTAATGTCTAGAAATATTACGTCGTAGGTGGCTAGGTCAGTGACGTCGGCGAGGCTTACTTGCTTGTAGGTGCTGATTTGATAGTTTGCTTTCTTCAGTTCTGTAATTGGGAAGTCCTGAATTTCATCATCGACAAAGGCTATTTTTCCAATTTTCTTGAGATTTATTCTGTTTTGATTGTGTGAAATAATTTCCGATAGCTCGTGGATAGATGGCTCGGATTTCCTTTGTTTTAGGAACTTATTAAGTGCAAATGCCACTCCTGCAATTGGAGTGGTGATTCCAAAAAAATTAGCCAATCCGCTTGCGTTTTGAAACCAGTTTGAAATTGTGCTGATAATTTCGTCCACTTTAATGGTTCTCGTGCGATCATTTAAGATTTAAGTTTTTATCCAGAGGAAATCGGAAAGTCCGGTGGATTACTTACCTGCTTTAATTTTTATCTTCCTGTGTGTTCCTGACGGCTTACTCCCCACCCACCCCATTCCGCTCATGCCGATAAACACTCACCGCCTCATAAACCGCTTTACGCAGCCGGTTGATGCCGCCAATCGGGCGGTGCTCCGGTAGCGCGTGCCAAGGGTTAAACGACAGGTTGTCGCACATCACGTTCTGTTCGCGGCTGTCGAAGTCCTGCGGCGGGGTGCTGACCAGGGCGACAGTCTGGAAGGGGCTGTCTTTTTCGCTCCACTTCACGCTGACGTCTTCGATGGGCATGTATTTGTTGGCGTCTTGTTTTTGCACTTGCAGTTCGAAGCAGGCGGGTACGCGGTCTATCGAGAGCTGCTGATACATCGCCGTGCGCAGGAAGTTGGGCAGCTTTTCGTTGAGTTTCGGCAGCTGGTAGCCGGGGCAGGCTTTGGTGGAGGGGATGACGCGGAACTTGATGTTGTTCTGCTCGCCGAGTTTGTACGGGGCTATGCCGAAGTAGGTGGCTTGCATCGGGCTGTCCGGCGCGGTGGCCAGGGTTTGCATGGCGATCAGCAGGTGGCGCACTTGCCAGGTCATGGGGTTCCAACTGGGGAAGAAGGCCAGTTCCTTGTGGCCGTTGGCCTGGGCGTTGAAGTTCTGGCGGTATTCGGCGACGTCGCTGACGAAGAAATTCGGGTGGTTGAACATCACGAAGTCTTGCTCGGCGTCGTGGCCCTTGCCGGGCATCAGCTTGGTGCCCGGCACGTTGTAGAGCTTGATGGCCATGCCGCGGGCGTCTTTTTCGCTGTCTTGCTGCGGGTAGGCGTTGCCGTTGGAGAAGCGCACCCAGGCGTTCCATTCCTTGCCGGGTTGGGCGAATACGCCTTTCTGCAGGTCGGCGGGGATGTGGCTGTCGACCGTCACTTCCGCCTTCACGCAGCCGTGGGCCTTGGCGTGGGCGTCGCGCAGGACGCGGGTGTTCTCGCGGTGCTGTTCGACCACGCGGATGGCGTCTTCGATGATCGCCTGGGTCTGCTCGGCTTCGCCCGGCGGGATTTCTTCCTGCGCCGACACCGGGCCGCTGAACTTGACCTGGTAGTAGGCCCAGCCCAGGCCGAAGCCGACAGCGAGCAGCAGGGCGAGGCCGCCGACGATGCGCAGCAGCCATTTGCCGATGAAGAGCCAGATCCGGGTGAGCACTGCGCGCATGGGGCGGTTCCTTTGCTTTCTTGGTTTTCTTCTGTGTGGGAGAACCCTCTCCCCGGCCCTCTCCCGCAAGCGGGAGAGGGGGCAGAGCGGGTGCAGGCTTAGCCGGTCAGCCCTGCTGCGTCGTCAGTCGCATTTCGGGCCTGGGGTCCAGGGCTGGGTCTTCTCGTCGGTCAGGCGGCTTTCGTAGTCGGGGTTGCCCAGCACCTTGAGGTATTCCACTAGCGCCCAGCGCTCGTCCGGACTCAGGGCGCGGCCGATCACGCCGTCCTTGCGGCAGCCGTCGCGGAACTCGTGGCCGCGGTTGCTGTTGCCCGACACGCTGGTCTTGTAGAGGAAGCCGCCGGGGAACTTGGCGGTGCTGTAGCCGACGAATTTCGGGTCGAACTCGAAGCTGCCGACGTAGAACTGGGTTTCCCGCTCGGACACCGGCGAGAGCAGCTCGAACAGGTTGGGCACAGAGCCGTTGTGCAGGAAGGGCGGGGTGGCCCAGATGCCGTCCAGCGGGCGCGCCTTGTAGGCGAGCATTTCGCGCACGCCGATGGGCAGGTTCCAGCCGTTCATGCGCTTTTGCTCGTCCGGGCTGATCTGGTCCTTGGCGTAGGTGTTCTGCTCGACGAAGGAGGTGATGTAGGCCAGGCCCTTGGCTGCCGAGAGCTTGGTCAGGTCGAGCGGCTCGCTGGAGTAGGGGTAGAACTTCACGTCCATCTTCTTCAGCTGGTCCAGCTGCCACTTCAGCGAGGTCACGTCGTAGGTGTGGTTGGCGATGTTGCTGGCGGTGTTCGGGTCGGTGCCGATCTCGCCGAGCTCGACCATCTTCATGCGCCATTCCGGTATGCGGCCCAGGGCCACGTAGTCCGGGTCGCCGATCTTCTTCACGTGCGGGCCGTGGCAGTACACGCAGTTGTTCTGGAACAGCGCGCGGCCCTGGGAGGCGCGCTTGAGGTCGATTTCGCCGAGCACCTGGGCGGGCCACGGCGGCGGCTTGAGGTCGTGCAGGTCGGTTTCGATCTTGTCGAGCTCGCGCACCAGCACGCTGGAGTCGTAGCGCTTGGCGCCCATCTGCGGCTGGCCGTCGTCGTCCTTCAGCTTGAGGGTGGCGCCCACGCCGAGGGCTTCGCCGATGTTGCGCGCCATGGGCTGCATGGCCGAGCCGTTCCACTGCACCCAGTCGAATTTCCAGATGTCCCACAGCTGCGGGTAGTTCACCGGGGCGTTGGCGATGCGGTAGTTGTCGGGGCTGATGTGGTCGCCGAACACGCCGTTGGCGATACGGCCGAAGGCGTCGGCGCGGCCGGGGCCTTCCTCGGTGGGGTAGAGGCCGCGCCACCAGTCGCCGCCGGCGGTGCGCAGCATGGTCCAGAGCACTTTCCACATGCCGCGGCGCAGTTCGGAGCGGGCTTCGGGGGTGTTGTTGTCTTGCAGCACGTCCTGGGCGAAGTCGCCGAAGTTCCACGGCAGGAGGGTGCTGCCCATGCTCGCCGCCAGCGCCTGGCCGAAGGCGCCGCCGCGCAGCGTGGGCACGGTGGAGGCGATGGAGTGCATGGCCGCGCCGCCATCGATGCGGATGGCCTGGCCCTTGAAGCGCAGCTCGCCGGTGTGGCAGGCGGCGCAGGTGATGTCGAGGTAGGCTGGGCCGCCGTCGCTGTCGGGGTGGCGGGTGAAGCCGACCGGCAGGTTGCCTGGGTTGTAGCTGGGGCTGTCTTTCAGCGCGCGGCCGATTTGCGCCGGATCGATCAGGAAGCCGAAGCGCGCGAGGTTGGCCGGGGCGGCGAACTTGCCGTCGCTGAAGGGCTGGCGCAGGTGGACGAACCAGTCGTAGCGCAGGCCTTTAACCACGGTGCCTTGCGGCGTGTAGTAGTAGGTCTGGCGTTGCTCGTCGGTCCACTGTGGGAGCGGGTTGAACTGGCTGGGCGGGCTGTATTCGGGGATGTTCGGATGCGCGACGAACCAGAGGGCAATGCCAAGGGCTGCGAGCAGAAGGATGGCGATTGCAAGTAGGATACGTCTGACAATGCGCATCGAAACTTCCTTGTTTTAATTGGGCGAGCCATCGTTATGCCAATACGGCGGGGTGTTGGCAAGGTGATGCCACGCGTATTTCAGGGCTTTGGCCGAATCAGCTGCTGAACGGGCTGAGTTGCGCCGCCGGAGCCGCGAACGAAGGGGCATCGCCCGCCGCGATGCCGAAGGTGTTGCTTGACCGATCAACAGGTTTTCCCCGACGAATCCGCCGCCGGCCGCGTGCTGCGGCACTTCCGCGTGGTGCTCGAGGAGCGCGGCTATCGCGCCGACCCGGCGCAGCAGGCCGGCATCGAGCATCTGGCGCAGTCCCCCGAAGCCCGCCGCCACTGGCTGCGCAAGACGCCGGCGGGTGTCTACCTGCACGGCAGCGTGGGGCGCGGCAAGAGCTTCGTGATGGACTGCTTCTATGCCGCCGCGCCGGTCGAGGCCAAGCGCCGCGTGCATTTCCACTCTTTCCTGCAGGAATTGCAGCGGCGGATGATGGCCTTCGCCGGGCAATCCGACCCGCTGGTGCGCGTGGCCAGGGAGATCGCCACGCAAACCCGCCTGCTGTGCTTCGACGAATTCCACGTGCACGACATCGGCGACGCCATGCTCCTCGGGCGCATGCTCAAGGTGCTGGTGGAGGAGGGCGTGGGCATGGTCTGCACTTCCAACTACCCGCCCGAGGGCCTGTGCCCGAACCCGCTGTACCGCGAGCGCTTCCGCCCGGCCATCGAGCTGCTGGAGAAGCGCTTCGACGTGGTGCCGCTGGACGGCGGCGAGGACTACCGCCTGCGCGCCTCGCCGCTGGAACACTGGGGCAGCTACCTGTGGCCGGCGGAGGCCGACGACCTGGAGCTGATCGGCGGCCGCCTGGGGCTGGACGAGCAGGCGAGCTTCCAGCAGGTGCTGGACGTCAACCACCACCCGCTGCGCGTCCACGCCCTG is a genomic window of Pseudomonas knackmussii B13 containing:
- a CDS encoding DUF5677 domain-containing protein yields the protein MKPITEAPIVNRIEVYPDRVREFSNENDFTGLSVELLIEVGSYVCIAASILPPPPHRWNRHEAVVVGHLVRLYKLISAMLDQTCQHRRETTFVFGRLAFECIVNTLFLMKNDKPEVTASYIEYSMRHEKRLRDRILRNVEARGGETLHIEQRMLHSIESSAKQSGVDLDSINPPSNWGGKNLFEKAKDVGLEEAYLGAFAGPSHSVHGNWQDLLEYHLDSDEEGYSAELSWHRPRPQLLTTLALLTVETLHVFFSDIMGTSGKKLAEEMPDLRERIGLLVHLHEEFLARGANPA
- a CDS encoding di-heme-cytochrome C peroxidase; the encoded protein is MRIVRRILLAIAILLLAALGIALWFVAHPNIPEYSPPSQFNPLPQWTDEQRQTYYYTPQGTVVKGLRYDWFVHLRQPFSDGKFAAPANLARFGFLIDPAQIGRALKDSPSYNPGNLPVGFTRHPDSDGGPAYLDITCAACHTGELRFKGQAIRIDGGAAMHSIASTVPTLRGGAFGQALAASMGSTLLPWNFGDFAQDVLQDNNTPEARSELRRGMWKVLWTMLRTAGGDWWRGLYPTEEGPGRADAFGRIANGVFGDHISPDNYRIANAPVNYPQLWDIWKFDWVQWNGSAMQPMARNIGEALGVGATLKLKDDDGQPQMGAKRYDSSVLVRELDKIETDLHDLKPPPWPAQVLGEIDLKRASQGRALFQNNCVYCHGPHVKKIGDPDYVALGRIPEWRMKMVELGEIGTDPNTASNIANHTYDVTSLKWQLDQLKKMDVKFYPYSSEPLDLTKLSAAKGLAYITSFVEQNTYAKDQISPDEQKRMNGWNLPIGVREMLAYKARPLDGIWATPPFLHNGSVPNLFELLSPVSERETQFYVGSFEFDPKFVGYSTAKFPGGFLYKTSVSGNSNRGHEFRDGCRKDGVIGRALSPDERWALVEYLKVLGNPDYESRLTDEKTQPWTPGPKCD
- a CDS encoding sensor histidine kinase, producing MLLKEVIDTGVIVVPWSCCIQGTVLAGDSGISKTCEKKCKSERPCLVTEANGEALCPYGLSYFSSTVGSAPVVVFGVKGSLVGSKISKELKHELKGRNLDEARFKEWVQRLNHLDSVIDKHILERQSELLDPLHDPIRLARQLEAISISLLESSGSARTLDAQLDQASAEMKSLVKAAGLLNDYFDLVSIYFNPAAARFGRPVSTSLHGILRKITSILSGFDAGEEGARIKVNFRGECYRNFNLRESFKIIPFSLISNAVKYCLSGEVTVRLREMQDRAEVSIVSQGPPIEAEETDLIFKKKYRGQWSRSLRKGEGVGLYLAKIVADAHNININVTSQRLGGQKFGETPLATNTFKFEIPYQINK
- a CDS encoding catalase family protein; the protein is MRAVLTRIWLFIGKWLLRIVGGLALLLAVGFGLGWAYYQVKFSGPVSAQEEIPPGEAEQTQAIIEDAIRVVEQHRENTRVLRDAHAKAHGCVKAEVTVDSHIPADLQKGVFAQPGKEWNAWVRFSNGNAYPQQDSEKDARGMAIKLYNVPGTKLMPGKGHDAEQDFVMFNHPNFFVSDVAEYRQNFNAQANGHKELAFFPSWNPMTWQVRHLLIAMQTLATAPDSPMQATYFGIAPYKLGEQNNIKFRVIPSTKACPGYQLPKLNEKLPNFLRTAMYQQLSIDRVPACFELQVQKQDANKYMPIEDVSVKWSEKDSPFQTVALVSTPPQDFDSREQNVMCDNLSFNPWHALPEHRPIGGINRLRKAVYEAVSVYRHERNGVGGE
- the zapE gene encoding cell division protein ZapE codes for the protein MTDQQVFPDESAAGRVLRHFRVVLEERGYRADPAQQAGIEHLAQSPEARRHWLRKTPAGVYLHGSVGRGKSFVMDCFYAAAPVEAKRRVHFHSFLQELQRRMMAFAGQSDPLVRVAREIATQTRLLCFDEFHVHDIGDAMLLGRMLKVLVEEGVGMVCTSNYPPEGLCPNPLYRERFRPAIELLEKRFDVVPLDGGEDYRLRASPLEHWGSYLWPAEADDLELIGGRLGLDEQASFQQVLDVNHHPLRVHALEEGRAWLDFSELFERPRSASDYLWLIENFPRMAVSGLGPLGNYPPDVSMRFLNFIDIAYDRQLRLQLFAKVSLEKLAEGGAATDFARTLSRLRQLKLEPL